One part of the Vitis riparia cultivar Riparia Gloire de Montpellier isolate 1030 chromosome 8, EGFV_Vit.rip_1.0, whole genome shotgun sequence genome encodes these proteins:
- the LOC117920344 gene encoding beta-glucuronosyltransferase GlcAT14C isoform X2: MKRTQPRICFDRKWFPPLIFGSVLSLILLLSVSLGRVKSSSSTDFSRFDPKSTVYESNFGSESRSGLPKLPRFAYMISGTKGDGARLRRVLQAVYHPRNYYLLHLDLEASDAERLELAKYAKSEAVIKEFKNVMVVGKANLVTYKGPTMIASTLHAISIFLKQAKDWDWFINLSASDYPLMSQDDLLHIFSYLPRDLNFLEHTSNIGWKEYQRARPIIIDPGLYHSKKSGVFWAKEKRVMPASFKLFMGSAWVVLTKSFLEFCVWGWDNLPRTLLMYYTNVLSSPEGYFHTVICNHKDYQNTTVNHDLHYIRWDNPPKQHPITLTVEHFNDMVNSGAPFARKFAKDDPVLNKIDKELLKRLDGQFTPGGWCVGNSASVKDPCVVYGSPNSIKPTVNSRRLEKLIVKLLDFENFRSKQCK; this comes from the exons ATGAAACGAACTCAACCTCGCATTTGTTTTGATCGGAAATGGTTCCCGCCTTTGATCTTCGGCTCCGTACTCTCTCTGATTCTACTCCTCTCAGTCTCTCTAGGCCGCGTCAAATCTTCCTCCAGCACTGATTTTTCAAGATTCGATCCGAAATCAACAGTTTATGAGTCGAATTTCGGTTCTGAGAGTCGGTCGGGGCTTCCCAAGCTGCCGAGGTTCGCTTACATGATATCGGGCACGAAAGGTGATGGTGCGCGTCTCCGGCGAGTTCTTCAGGCGGTGTATCACCCGAGGAATTACTATTTGTTGCATTTGGACCTCGAAGCTTCCGATGCTGAGCGCCTTGAACTTGCTAAGTATGCGAAGTCGGAGGCTGTGATTAAGGAATTCAAGAACGTGATGGTGGTTGGTAAGGCGAATTTGGTCACGTATAAAGGTCCGACGATGATTGCATCTACGCTTCACGCCATATCCATTTTCTTGAAGCAGGCAAAGGATTGGGACTGGTTTATAAATCTCAGCGCTTCAGATTATCCTCTCATGTCCCAGGATG ATCTCCTGCACATTTTCTCATACTTGCCTAGGGATCTGAACTTCCTTGAGCACACAAGTAATATTGGTTGGAAAGA GTATCAAAGGGCAAGGCCTATCATTATAGATCCAGGTTTGTACCATTCAAAGAAATCTGGTGTATTTTGGGCTAAAGAGAAAAGGGTTATGCCTGCTTCTTTCAAGTTATTCATGG GTTCTGCTTGGGTGGTGCTGACAAAATCATTCCTTGAATTCTGTGTTTGGGGCTGGGATAATCTCCCCCGTACTCTCCTCATGTACTACACGAATGTCCTGTCATCACCTGAAGGCTACTTTCACACTGTTATCTGCAACCATAAAGATTACCAGAACACCACAGTCAACCATGACTTGCATTATATAAGGTGGGATAACCCTCCAAAACAACACCCTATTACTCTAACAGTGGAGCATTTCAACGATATGGTCAATAGTGGTGCCCCTTTTGCTCGTAAGTTTGCCAAGGATGACCCTGTTCTCAATAAGATTGATAAGGAGCTCTTGAAGAGATTGGATGGGCAATTTACTCCTGGGGGTTGGTGTGTTGGAAATTCTGCTAGTGTCAAAGATCCTTGTGTGGTTTATGGAAGTCCAAATTCCATTAAACCAACTGTAAATTCAAGGAGGCTTGAGAAACTGATAGTTAAGCtccttgattttgaaaattttaggtcTAAACAGTGTAAATAG
- the LOC117920346 gene encoding transcription factor-like protein DPA → MMSDRHLGDILGGFDHNHTGKQSPFSVSSSYDHTATASENTPEVNHLATDHENNSTPLYDSAAKKKRVSRIIGGGLRQFSIIVCKKVENKRTTTYSEVADEIIAEFAAAHSKTAVSLDEFDEKNIRRRVYDALNVLMALDIITRDKKEIRWKGLPTADWNDIEEIKALRVKLMTRMEKKTAYLKDLEDQIVGLQNLMLRNQQLLKSGNVPSEGFPLPFILVQTSPHATVEIEISEDMQLVHFDFNSTPFSLHDDAYILKLMRCYQLPAESRHVSQSSSVHSTSSSDIASGSTKPFYWNSEMDTLK, encoded by the exons ATGATGAGTGATAGACACCTGGGAGATATTCTTGGGGGCTTTGATCATAACCATACAGGCAAACAGAGCCCTTTCTCAGTTTCATCAAGCTACGACCATACTGCAACTGCTAGTGAGAATACACCAGAAGTGAACCATTTGGCTACTGATCATGAGAATAACAGCACTCCTCTATATGACAG tgcagcaaagaaaaagagagtatCAAGAATCATCGGTGGGGGGCTGCGGCAGTTCAGTATCATAG ttTGTAAGAAGGTGGAGAACAAGAGGACAACCACATATAGTGAg GTTGCAGATGAAATTATAGCAGAGTTTGCTGCAGCACACAGTAAAACAGCAGTATCTCTGGATGAG TTTGATGAGAAGAATATCCGGCGACGGGTGTATGATGCATTGAATGTCCTTATGGCACTGGATATCATCACAAGAGACAAAAAGGAAATCAGGTGGAAGGGACTTCCGACTGCAGATTGGAACGATATAGAAGAGATCAAG GCACTACGTGTGAAGCTTATGACTAGGATGGAAAAGAAAACTGCCTACTTGAAAGATTTAGAAGATCAA ATTGTAGGTCTCCAGAATCTGATGCTACGAAACCAGCAGTTGCTTAAGTCTGGAAATGTTCCTTCAGAAGGATTTCCTTTGCCATTTATATTGGTTCAA ACAAGTCCTCATGCTACAGTTGAGATTGAGATTTCTGAGGACATGCAGCTGGTGCACTTTGACTTCAACAG TACACCCTTTTCCTTGCATGATGATGCTTACATTCTTAAGTTAATGCGGTGCTACCAACTGCCAGCTGAGAGTAGACATGTTTCTCAGAGTTCTTCAGTTCACTCAACTTCAAGCTCCGACATTGCATCTGGAAGCACCAAGCCCTTCTACTGGAACTCTGAGATGGACACACTGAAATGA
- the LOC117919950 gene encoding dof zinc finger protein DOF5.1, which translates to MVFSSMPSYLDPANWQQPHNHEAGSSGLPNQPPPPPPPPPQPHGGGGAGSIRPGSMADRARLANIPLPEAALKCPRCESTNTKFCYFNNYSLSQPRHFCKTCRRYWTRGGALRNVPVGGGCRRNKRSKGSSSKSPVSGDRQAGSSSTSAVHSNSSTAEILGLAPQIPPMRFMAPLHHLADYGAGDIGLNYSGIPTAVGGTGDMNFQIGSHLGGGSSGGAGGVGGSFLSVGGLEQWRLQQTQQFPFLGGLDPPPGLYPLEGGVEPSNYVGGSSQVRPKLTGSGLSQVASVKMEDNHEMNVARQFLGIPGNDQYWGGNAWTDLASFSSSSTSHPL; encoded by the exons ATGGTTTTTTCTTCCATGCCATCCTATCTTGATCCAGCCAACTGGCAACAG CCACACAATCATGAAGCTGGAAGTAGCGGTCTTCCAAACCAGCCGCCCCCTCCTCCACCTCCGCCTCCACAACCTCATGGAGGTGGCGGCGCTGGCTCCATCAGGCCAGGGTCTATGGCTGACCGAGCCCGTCTCGCCAATATACCGTTGCCCGAAGCTGCTTTGAAGTGCCCAAGATGTGAATCAACAAACACAAAATTTTGCTACTTCAACAACTACAGTCTCTCCCAGCCTCGACACTTCTGCAAGACCTGTAGAAGGTACTGGACTAGAGGTGGTGCTCTGAGAAATGTTCCAGTGGGAGGAGGTTGCCGGAGAAACAAAAGAAGCAAAGGAAGTAGCTCAAAATCTCCTGTCAGCGGAGATCGCCAGGCGGGTTCTAGTTCAACAAGTGCAGTCCACTCCAATAGTAGCACTGCTGAAATCCTAGGCCTCGCACCCCAGATTCCACCCATGCGTTTCATGGCCCCTTTACACCATCTCGCTGACTATGGCGCCGGCGATATAGGCTTAAACTACAGTGGAATTCCTACAGCAGTCGGGGGCACAGGTGACATGAATTTTCAGATAGGAAGTCATCTAGGTGGTGGCAGTAGCGGCGGAGCTGGAGGTGTTGGTGGTTCATTTTTATCGGTTGGAGGTTTAGAGCAGTGGCGATTGCAGCAAACACAGCAATTCCCCTTCTTAGGTGGGTTGGATCCGCCACCAGGGTTATACCCATTAGAGGGTGGTGTTGAGCCATCCAATTATGTTGGGGGAAGCAGTCAGGTTCGGCCGAAGCTAACTGGGTCTGGGTTAAGTCAGGTGGCTTCCGTGAAGATGGAAGATAATCATGAGATGAATGTGGCAAGGCAGTTCTTGGGAATTCCAGGAAATGATCAGTATTGGGGTGGTAATGCATGGACAGATCTAGCTAGTTTTAGCTCTTCTTCCACTAGTCACCCCTTATAA
- the LOC117920344 gene encoding beta-glucuronosyltransferase GlcAT14C isoform X1, whose translation MLWPKIYCILMSITPPAEVAEMEKGFPGQGIQLHIPGFPARVLSLHPKALIQNPSPSLPMKRTQPRICFDRKWFPPLIFGSVLSLILLLSVSLGRVKSSSSTDFSRFDPKSTVYESNFGSESRSGLPKLPRFAYMISGTKGDGARLRRVLQAVYHPRNYYLLHLDLEASDAERLELAKYAKSEAVIKEFKNVMVVGKANLVTYKGPTMIASTLHAISIFLKQAKDWDWFINLSASDYPLMSQDDLLHIFSYLPRDLNFLEHTSNIGWKEYQRARPIIIDPGLYHSKKSGVFWAKEKRVMPASFKLFMGSAWVVLTKSFLEFCVWGWDNLPRTLLMYYTNVLSSPEGYFHTVICNHKDYQNTTVNHDLHYIRWDNPPKQHPITLTVEHFNDMVNSGAPFARKFAKDDPVLNKIDKELLKRLDGQFTPGGWCVGNSASVKDPCVVYGSPNSIKPTVNSRRLEKLIVKLLDFENFRSKQCK comes from the exons ATGCTTTGGCCCAAA ATCTACTGCATATTGATGAGTATAACGCCACCGGCGGAGGTTGCGGAGATGGAAAAAGGTTTCCCAG GACAGGGCATTCAGCTTCACATTCCAGGTTTTCCAGCTAGGGTTTTGTCGTTGCATCCCAAGGCATTGATCCAAAACCCTAGTCCTAGTTTACCAATGAAACGAACTCAACCTCGCATTTGTTTTGATCGGAAATGGTTCCCGCCTTTGATCTTCGGCTCCGTACTCTCTCTGATTCTACTCCTCTCAGTCTCTCTAGGCCGCGTCAAATCTTCCTCCAGCACTGATTTTTCAAGATTCGATCCGAAATCAACAGTTTATGAGTCGAATTTCGGTTCTGAGAGTCGGTCGGGGCTTCCCAAGCTGCCGAGGTTCGCTTACATGATATCGGGCACGAAAGGTGATGGTGCGCGTCTCCGGCGAGTTCTTCAGGCGGTGTATCACCCGAGGAATTACTATTTGTTGCATTTGGACCTCGAAGCTTCCGATGCTGAGCGCCTTGAACTTGCTAAGTATGCGAAGTCGGAGGCTGTGATTAAGGAATTCAAGAACGTGATGGTGGTTGGTAAGGCGAATTTGGTCACGTATAAAGGTCCGACGATGATTGCATCTACGCTTCACGCCATATCCATTTTCTTGAAGCAGGCAAAGGATTGGGACTGGTTTATAAATCTCAGCGCTTCAGATTATCCTCTCATGTCCCAGGATG ATCTCCTGCACATTTTCTCATACTTGCCTAGGGATCTGAACTTCCTTGAGCACACAAGTAATATTGGTTGGAAAGA GTATCAAAGGGCAAGGCCTATCATTATAGATCCAGGTTTGTACCATTCAAAGAAATCTGGTGTATTTTGGGCTAAAGAGAAAAGGGTTATGCCTGCTTCTTTCAAGTTATTCATGG GTTCTGCTTGGGTGGTGCTGACAAAATCATTCCTTGAATTCTGTGTTTGGGGCTGGGATAATCTCCCCCGTACTCTCCTCATGTACTACACGAATGTCCTGTCATCACCTGAAGGCTACTTTCACACTGTTATCTGCAACCATAAAGATTACCAGAACACCACAGTCAACCATGACTTGCATTATATAAGGTGGGATAACCCTCCAAAACAACACCCTATTACTCTAACAGTGGAGCATTTCAACGATATGGTCAATAGTGGTGCCCCTTTTGCTCGTAAGTTTGCCAAGGATGACCCTGTTCTCAATAAGATTGATAAGGAGCTCTTGAAGAGATTGGATGGGCAATTTACTCCTGGGGGTTGGTGTGTTGGAAATTCTGCTAGTGTCAAAGATCCTTGTGTGGTTTATGGAAGTCCAAATTCCATTAAACCAACTGTAAATTCAAGGAGGCTTGAGAAACTGATAGTTAAGCtccttgattttgaaaattttaggtcTAAACAGTGTAAATAG
- the LOC117920347 gene encoding RING-H2 finger protein ATL33-like: MDNSPALLSPSPPFPPPPSRSSESDGWSALEYIVSFLALVTIPTLIYTFFFFLKCPPIPSRRHHWRSEAFLEELSSSGGGNTDNAEVISDIKYRKDTHVIDIGSECPVCLSEFNDGEEVRQLMSCKHFFHAPCIDLWLHSHSNCPICRASVPLKPSKVSMPSREEDRREASPDSARLP, from the coding sequence ATGGATAATAGCCCCGCACTCCTCAGCCCAAGTCCTCCCTTCCCGCCTCCTCCCAGCCGGAGCTCCGAATCCGATGGTTGGTCCGCACTTGAATACATAGTGTCGTTTCTGGCTCTAGTCACCATACCCACCTTGATTTACacgttcttttttttcttgaagtGCCCTCCGATCCCGTCCCGGCGACACCACTGGCGATCAGAGGCATTCCTCGAGGAATTGAGCAGCAGCGGCGGTGGGAATACCGATAATGCGGAGGTGATTTCTGATATCAAGTACCGAAAGGATACCCACGTGATAGACATCGGAAGCGAGTGTCCGGTGTGTCTGTCGGAGTTCAACGACGGCGAAGAAGTCCGGCAGCTGATGTCGTGCAAGCACTTTTTCCACGCTCCTTGTATCGATTTATGGCTGCACTCCCACTCCAATTGTCCGATTTGCCGCGCTTCGGTTCCTCTCAAGCCCTCTAAAGTCTCGATGCCTTCCCGCGAGGAAGATCGCCGGGAGGCTTCGCCGGATTCAGCCAGATTGCCGTAA